In Fibrobacter sp. UWR3, the DNA window TTGGGGAACTTCTTTTCAAACAGCGCCGCCTCCTGGGCGAGCGACTGCACGCGGTCATCGAGCTTGGATTCCTTGAGTTCCACAACCTCGAGCGGGAACATTCCGCCCCGCAGGCGCTTCACGTACTTTTCCACCTCGTCCGCGATAAACGGCGAACCGGCCTTACCAAAAACTGCGAGAACCCATTTCATACTAGTTATTAGTCATTAGTTATTAGTCATTAGTTTTAAGTCTGGCGGCTATGCCGCGATTATAAAAAAGCCAATGACCATTGACCAATGACTATTGACCCTTCTAATCTATCTGCCTACGCTCAGGCGTTCGATGAGGAACTCGGGCATGCCCGCCTTGCGCATGCGTTCCTGCGTCTGGAACACGTCGTATTCTACGCGGATAATGCGCACGCACTTCGTCTCGGTATCGAGCAGGCACCAGCTAGCACGGCAATCGCGGTCGCGCGGCTGGCCCACGCTGCCCACATTCACCAGCAGGCGTTCGGTATTCGCGATGGTGTACTCGTACTCGTCCAGAATCTTGGGGATAGCCATCGGGCGACTCGCCACAATTACCGGGCTGTGCGTATGCCCGATAAAGCAGTACGTTCCGTGGAAATGGTCAAAGGCGTCGAGAGCCTCTTCGAGGTCGGTCACGTACACCCAGTCCGCAGGGGAAAGCGGGGATGCATGCACGAAGGTAATGTCGTTTTCTTCCTTGATGTAAGGGAGCGCCTTAAGGTACTCGATCGATTCCTTGCTCATGTGCGACTGCGTCCATTCGATGGCCTGCTTCGCATACGGGTTGAACCCCACGCTCGATTCATACTTGATAGCCACGCTGTCGTGGTTTCCGATGAGGCAAAGGTCCATATTGTCGCGAGCAAGTTTCACGCACTCGTCGGGGTCTGCGCCATAGCCCACAAGGTCGCCCAGGCAGACTCGCCTTTCGACACCATTGTCATTCATGGACTGGAGCACGGCCTCGAACGCCGTCGCATTGGAATGAATATCAGAACAAATACCGTAAAGCATGCGGAAAATTTAATATATTTGCGCGCGTATGGAAGTAATCGAAGACAAGACAAAGGTTAGCATCGCCTACGTGCTGCTCGAAAAGGGCGGACGCATACTGGAAGAAATTCCCGCGACACACCCGTTTGTCTATATCCACGGCTACAACAACATAATCCCGGGGCTCGAGACGGCACTCGCGGGGCGCAAGCTCGGCGAGAGGTTCAGCGTCGACATCCCGGCAAACCTCGGTTACGGCCCGTACCGCAAGGACCTTATCCTGAAAGTCCCCAAGGCAGAACTGCAAGACGTGGGCGAACTCTGGCTCGGGATGGAACTCGAGATGTTCATGGACAACGACATCCGCGAATTCCAGTTGCCCGAGACGGCGGACGAGTTCGTCGAAGACCTGAACCTCGACAGCGACGAGAGCGACGGCATATACACGGTCAAGGAAATCTACCGCGACTCCGTGCTCGTAGATGGTAACCACCCCTTCGCGGGCAAGGACCTCACGTTCGAGGTCGAAGTCGTTGCCATCGAGGAACCCAGCTTCACTGAACTTGAATCTGGATTTCCCGACCAGGACGAATACGACGACGGGTACGAAGACGGCTACGACGAGAAGTATTAGAGACTAGGGAGGGCAAGCCCTTCGGTGCATATAAACTAAAAATCCCCCGGCAAAGCCGAGGGATTTTTAAGTTCGCAATTTTCCGCGAGATTAGGCTTCGTCAGCGAGTTCGGGAGCCTTCTTGATCACGTTGCGGCGGCCATAGCGGACCTTGCTCGGGTCGAAAGTCGTTTCGACCGGGGCAACTTCAGCAGCGGCGGGAGCGGCAACCGG includes these proteins:
- a CDS encoding metallophosphoesterase, with translation MLYGICSDIHSNATAFEAVLQSMNDNGVERRVCLGDLVGYGADPDECVKLARDNMDLCLIGNHDSVAIKYESSVGFNPYAKQAIEWTQSHMSKESIEYLKALPYIKEENDITFVHASPLSPADWVYVTDLEEALDAFDHFHGTYCFIGHTHSPVIVASRPMAIPKILDEYEYTIANTERLLVNVGSVGQPRDRDCRASWCLLDTETKCVRIIRVEYDVFQTQERMRKAGMPEFLIERLSVGR
- a CDS encoding peptidylprolyl isomerase is translated as MEVIEDKTKVSIAYVLLEKGGRILEEIPATHPFVYIHGYNNIIPGLETALAGRKLGERFSVDIPANLGYGPYRKDLILKVPKAELQDVGELWLGMELEMFMDNDIREFQLPETADEFVEDLNLDSDESDGIYTVKEIYRDSVLVDGNHPFAGKDLTFEVEVVAIEEPSFTELESGFPDQDEYDDGYEDGYDEKY